The DNA window CAACGGCTTGGGAGGCGGGCAGGGCCGCGCCCGCCGTGAGGCCGTAGATGAGCGTCGCGTCGACATAGACGATGCCGCCCGGCGCGAATGGAATGGAGCCGACGGCCTTGCCCGCGGTGAACGCGATCAGCAGTCCGGCCAGCTTCGGGTCGGCGCCGACCGCGTAGCAGGCCGCGCCGAGGCAGGCGACATCGGCGAAGCGGTGCACCACCGCCCAGCCCGCGACCATGGCGCCGTCGCGTTTGCCGAGCTTCACCGATTCCAGCTGCGAGAGCATATCGGCGATCTTGCTCAGGCCCTGGTCGGCTGGTCGTTTGCGCAGGCGATTGAGTAGCGCGAGCCCGCGGCGCAGCACGGCCTCCAGCGCGCCGGGATTCTTCGAGATGTGGTTGCCCACCCACACCAGCGCGGCCACACCGACCAACGACAGGATCAGCTTGAACGGCCCGACCCGACTCCCGACCAGCAACGCGCCGCCGACGCCGAGCAGGGCGAGTCCGGCGGTGGCGACCACGCCGGAGATCACCAGCTGCCAGGAGGCGACCATCGGGTTCGCGCCCCAGCGGCGGGTCTGGCGATAGGTGAAGGCGGTGGAGAACACCTGTCCGGCAGGCAGTGACACCGACATCGCGGTGGCGCCGTAGA is part of the Nocardia sp. NBC_00565 genome and encodes:
- a CDS encoding lysylphosphatidylglycerol synthase transmembrane domain-containing protein — translated: MTGNGELAGEPGPPPPDEPSDRHSQRGRFWWVKWVGGIALLALLIGEGYYLWPRLHDSWNKLTEIHWGWVAACIWMQAISMSGFSRVQKQLLHAGGVEVRQRKSVAVVYGATAMSVSLPAGQVFSTAFTYRQTRRWGANPMVASWQLVISGVVATAGLALLGVGGALLVGSRVGPFKLILSLVGVAALVWVGNHISKNPGALEAVLRRGLALLNRLRKRPADQGLSKIADMLSQLESVKLGKRDGAMVAGWAVVHRFADVACLGAACYAVGADPKLAGLLIAFTAGKAVGSIPFAPGGIVYVDATLIYGLTAGAALPASQAVAAAFVYRLVSFILVAIIGWIVFAFLFRTPQADDAEFEKEFEQRRL